One Pseudocalidococcus azoricus BACA0444 DNA segment encodes these proteins:
- the hisB gene encoding imidazoleglycerol-phosphate dehydratase HisB, translated as MSPPRQAMVERKTGETEVTVNLNLDGTGRAENQTGIPFLDHMLDQLASHGLVDVSVAATGDIQIDDHHTNEDVGITLGLALDRALGDRRGIQRFGHFVAPLDEALVEVVMDFSGRPHLTYCLEIPTQRVGSYDTQLVREFFVAVVTQARLTLHIRQLDGINSHHIIEATFKAFARALRMAVAPDPRRLQAIPSSKGIIQA; from the coding sequence ATGTCCCCTCCTCGCCAGGCGATGGTAGAGCGAAAAACTGGGGAAACCGAGGTCACGGTTAACTTGAACTTAGACGGAACAGGTCGGGCTGAGAATCAGACGGGGATTCCCTTTTTAGACCATATGCTGGATCAACTTGCCTCCCATGGCCTGGTGGATGTGAGTGTTGCCGCAACGGGGGATATCCAGATTGATGACCACCATACAAACGAAGATGTGGGGATTACCCTTGGCCTGGCCTTGGATCGGGCGTTGGGAGATCGGCGGGGAATTCAGCGATTTGGCCATTTTGTTGCGCCCTTGGATGAAGCCTTGGTTGAGGTGGTCATGGACTTTTCCGGGCGGCCCCATTTGACCTATTGCCTGGAGATTCCAACCCAGCGGGTCGGCAGCTATGATACTCAACTGGTACGAGAATTTTTCGTGGCGGTTGTCACCCAGGCCCGGCTCACGCTCCACATCCGCCAATTAGATGGGATTAACTCTCACCACATTATTGAAGCCACATTCAAGGCCTTTGCCCGAGCCTTACGTATGGCAGTTGCTCCTGACCCGCGTCGCTTACAGGCCATTCCTAGTTCTAAAGGGATTATTCAAGCTTAG
- a CDS encoding ABC transporter ATP-binding protein, whose amino-acid sequence MTAAVRVEHLKKSYGAVQACRDVTFRIEPGEIFGLLGPNGAGKTTTLRCLSTLTQADAGILEIAGTDVGQCPKLVRQKLGYVAQEVALDKVLTGRELLQLQAAIYHLPSAQIAPRIDKIVDVLGLGEWIDRKCGTYSGGIRKRLDLAAGLLHQPQVLILDEPTVGLDIESRVVIWDFLRQLRQEGITVLLTSHYLEEVDLLADRVAIIDQGKVIASDTPQALKDQVGGERITLRIREFTSEQEANQAKELLQGLDVVQTVIINTAQGNSLNLVVQSNSNALSAIQTRLSEANLPTFGIAQARPSLDDVYLAATGKTLMDAELAAVGKRDEKKERKQNMR is encoded by the coding sequence ATGACTGCTGCGGTGCGGGTTGAACATCTAAAGAAATCCTATGGGGCTGTCCAGGCCTGTCGGGATGTCACCTTTAGGATTGAACCTGGGGAAATTTTTGGCCTCTTGGGGCCGAATGGGGCGGGTAAAACAACGACTTTACGCTGCTTATCTACGCTCACCCAGGCCGATGCGGGGATTTTAGAAATCGCGGGGACAGATGTGGGTCAATGTCCTAAATTAGTTCGGCAAAAACTCGGCTATGTGGCTCAAGAGGTGGCATTAGATAAAGTCTTGACAGGGCGGGAACTTCTGCAACTCCAGGCCGCGATTTATCATTTACCGTCTGCTCAAATTGCCCCGCGAATTGACAAAATCGTTGATGTCCTAGGCCTGGGGGAATGGATTGACCGCAAATGTGGCACTTACTCTGGTGGGATTCGGAAACGTTTAGACCTTGCCGCTGGCCTGTTGCACCAACCCCAAGTTTTAATTTTAGATGAGCCAACTGTGGGCCTAGATATTGAAAGTCGAGTCGTAATTTGGGATTTTCTGCGTCAACTACGCCAAGAGGGAATTACGGTATTACTCACAAGTCATTACCTAGAAGAAGTGGATTTATTAGCTGATCGGGTTGCAATTATTGATCAGGGAAAAGTGATTGCTTCGGACACACCCCAGGCCCTCAAGGATCAAGTGGGTGGCGAACGGATTACCTTAAGGATTCGAGAGTTTACATCCGAGCAAGAAGCGAATCAGGCCAAGGAGCTTTTACAAGGCCTGGATGTTGTGCAAACCGTAATTATCAATACAGCCCAAGGAAACTCTCTCAACTTGGTCGTTCAATCTAATTCCAACGCCCTCAGCGCGATTCAAACTCGATTGAGTGAGGCAAATCTCCCTACTTTTGGCATCGCCCAGGCCCGTCCCAGTTTAGATGATGTGTATTTGGCGGCAACGGGGAAAACTCTCATGGATGCTGAATTGGCAGCAGTCGGGAAACGGGATGAGAAAAAAGAACGGAAACAAAATATGCGTTGA
- a CDS encoding DUF433 domain-containing protein, with product MKIQGITINPKWIGGVPCIRNLRIPVETILYLIHQGSSRKNILAAYPDLLDQDIDCTTL from the coding sequence ATGAAAATTCAAGGTATCACAATCAATCCAAAATGGATCGGCGGTGTTCCCTGCATTCGGAATTTGCGGATTCCAGTTGAGACAATTCTTTACCTAATTCATCAAGGTTCTTCTCGGAAAAATATTCTTGCGGCTTATCCAGACCTCCTTGATCAAGATATTGATTGCACTACTCTATGA
- a CDS encoding DUF5615 family PIN-like protein has product MKFLVYNCISWIVRDQLCGHGYDAVHVRYYGLQEAEDIDIFRLASQERRIIISADTDFGTLLADTRAVSPSVILFRGHTERKPAAIAQKLLDIFNDVSIQEALKTGAIIIIMNSKIRIKSLPIKVIRPN; this is encoded by the coding sequence GTGAAGTTTCTTGTTTATAACTGTATTTCTTGGATTGTTCGCGATCAACTATGTGGGCATGGTTATGATGCAGTTCATGTTAGATATTATGGATTACAAGAAGCAGAAGATATTGATATTTTTAGGCTGGCATCACAAGAAAGACGAATTATTATATCAGCGGATACTGACTTTGGTACTCTCTTGGCTGATACAAGAGCAGTCAGTCCATCGGTCATTCTCTTTCGGGGACACACGGAAAGAAAACCGGCTGCAATTGCTCAAAAGCTTTTAGATATTTTTAACGATGTTAGTATTCAGGAAGCTCTTAAAACAGGTGCAATTATAATCATTATGAATTCAAAGATTCGAATAAAGTCTCTTCCAATAAAAGTGATCAGGCCTAACTGA
- the recJ gene encoding single-stranded-DNA-specific exonuclease RecJ gives MASLPDQRWHIHPPAPQAQAIAQAHHLSPIAAQLLINRGLTTTEDIQGFLNPQSLHLPAPNTAFVDLDIAVELLRQVITKGEKIAICGDYDADGMTSTALLLRALRAVGANVDYEIPSRMQEGYGINHRIVEDCHRRGVKVILTVDNGIAAPGPIALARQLGLIVIITDHHDLPPELPPAQAILNPKLLPTESPYGVLAGVGVAYILGISVVQAFGQMKDLVRPLLELCTLGTIADLASLTGVNRRWVQRGLVTIPQSTLVGVQALMTVAKCRPEDNAALKPTAVGFRLGPRINAIGRIGDPQVVIDLLTTEDLLQAEALAEVCEETNRRRQELTESITAEAVAQVEAAQLDLLVKRVLVLVKAGWHHGVIGIVASRLVERYGVPVFIATEEDETHLRGSARGIPEFDVFAALQYSGDLLEKFGGHRAAGGFSLEKVKLSAWRKRLTEFANQCLQPEHLKPLIAIDSEIRLDEITPDLWQQLQALQPCGLGNPEPLFCSRNVQVQEQRLFGANQTHLMLTLTQTHPQTGALISQKAKAWNWRSYYPLPAEIDVAYTLEENTWQGNTTLELRLVGVQSAASSLAKGKPKTANRTSLRGNPAANRPNLIVQCPEPPTYPRPAAWLELEDLLGLCKTLRGRVLLYGDQCPYISTQSTPAQIDYDRPRQACDTFLLWNLPPSLTHLRWLLAKGQPQQVYVRNQAPSLPTATELKMKLSIAVSQLDGNTVNLLAWGQTHWVAPSTIVAGLRELGHDCEGYRATLGLEQELNRLSRWYAYTPAELAQLS, from the coding sequence ATGGCCAGTCTTCCCGATCAACGTTGGCACATTCACCCCCCGGCCCCGCAGGCTCAGGCTATTGCCCAGGCCCATCATCTCAGTCCGATTGCGGCTCAACTCCTGATTAATCGTGGGCTAACTACTACGGAGGATATTCAAGGGTTTCTCAATCCCCAATCTCTCCATTTGCCTGCTCCCAATACCGCCTTTGTAGACTTGGATATTGCCGTAGAACTGTTGCGCCAAGTGATTACGAAGGGCGAGAAAATTGCCATTTGCGGCGATTATGATGCTGATGGGATGACCAGTACAGCCCTACTATTGCGAGCTTTACGGGCCGTGGGGGCCAATGTGGACTATGAAATTCCCAGTCGGATGCAGGAGGGCTATGGGATTAATCACCGGATTGTGGAGGACTGTCATCGGCGCGGGGTAAAGGTGATTCTGACGGTGGATAACGGGATTGCTGCCCCCGGCCCGATTGCCCTGGCCCGCCAACTGGGATTAATTGTCATCATCACCGACCACCATGATTTACCTCCAGAACTTCCACCAGCCCAGGCCATCCTCAATCCCAAACTCTTACCAACCGAATCTCCCTATGGGGTTTTAGCCGGAGTTGGGGTGGCCTATATCTTAGGGATCAGTGTCGTCCAGGCCTTTGGCCAAATGAAGGATTTAGTCCGGCCGCTCTTGGAACTCTGCACCTTGGGAACAATTGCGGATTTGGCTAGTTTAACGGGAGTGAATCGCCGCTGGGTGCAACGGGGCCTGGTAACGATTCCTCAATCCACCTTAGTCGGAGTTCAAGCCTTAATGACGGTTGCTAAATGTCGGCCCGAAGATAATGCGGCTCTAAAACCAACCGCCGTGGGATTTCGTTTGGGGCCCCGGATCAATGCCATTGGCCGGATTGGCGACCCCCAGGTGGTGATTGATTTATTGACCACAGAGGATCTGCTCCAGGCCGAGGCCCTAGCGGAAGTTTGTGAGGAAACCAATCGCCGCCGCCAAGAATTAACCGAAAGCATTACCGCCGAAGCCGTGGCCCAAGTTGAAGCGGCCCAATTGGATTTACTGGTAAAGCGGGTCTTAGTCCTTGTCAAAGCGGGTTGGCATCATGGGGTGATTGGGATTGTCGCCTCGCGGTTGGTGGAGCGGTATGGTGTGCCCGTGTTCATTGCCACCGAAGAAGATGAGACCCACCTGCGCGGCTCGGCCCGCGGGATTCCGGAATTTGATGTCTTTGCGGCGTTGCAGTATTCCGGGGACTTACTGGAAAAATTTGGCGGACATCGGGCGGCAGGGGGCTTTAGTCTGGAAAAAGTGAAACTCTCGGCCTGGCGGAAAAGGCTCACCGAATTTGCTAATCAATGCCTGCAACCGGAACATCTTAAGCCCCTGATTGCCATTGACAGTGAAATTCGCCTCGATGAGATTACCCCAGACCTTTGGCAACAACTCCAGGCCCTGCAACCCTGTGGCCTAGGCAACCCAGAACCGCTCTTTTGTAGTCGCAATGTTCAAGTCCAAGAACAACGGCTCTTTGGGGCTAATCAAACCCATCTGATGCTGACCCTGACCCAAACCCATCCCCAAACGGGAGCATTGATCTCTCAAAAAGCCAAGGCCTGGAACTGGAGGAGTTATTACCCCCTCCCCGCTGAGATTGATGTGGCTTATACCCTGGAAGAAAATACCTGGCAAGGCAACACCACCCTAGAACTCCGGTTAGTCGGCGTACAATCTGCGGCTTCTTCCCTAGCCAAAGGAAAACCGAAGACGGCCAATCGGACTAGCCTTAGAGGTAATCCCGCCGCCAATCGCCCCAATTTAATCGTCCAATGCCCTGAACCGCCCACCTATCCCCGCCCCGCCGCTTGGCTAGAGTTAGAGGATCTGCTGGGGCTTTGTAAGACTCTCCGGGGCCGAGTGCTTCTCTATGGGGATCAATGCCCCTACATTTCCACCCAATCTACGCCCGCCCAAATTGACTATGACCGCCCCCGCCAGGCCTGTGACACCTTTTTGCTTTGGAATCTACCCCCCTCGCTCACCCATTTACGTTGGTTACTCGCTAAGGGCCAACCCCAACAAGTCTATGTCCGTAACCAGGCCCCAAGCCTCCCCACTGCCACAGAGTTAAAAATGAAACTCAGCATCGCCGTCAGTCAATTAGACGGAAATACGGTCAATCTCTTGGCCTGGGGCCAAACCCACTGGGTCGCACCGTCAACGATTGTGGCCGGTTTACGGGAACTGGGCCATGACTGTGAAGGCTATCGGGCCACCCTGGGCCTGGAACAAGAATTGAATCGGCTTTCCCGTTGGTATGCTTATACCCCCGCAGAACTAGCCCAACTCAGCTAA
- a CDS encoding DUF3782 domain-containing protein, with product MTTNSTAAEDIWQILRELAESQQELKQSQQETDRQLKETDRQLKETGQQLRELGKQIGGLGAKFGSFTEGLALPSMERILRDQFGLEVISPSVRVSKGGQHIEVDVLAYSNGDVNAVYVVEVKSHAREEALTQLKNLLSRFRQFFPEHQGKQLYGILAAVDMGPELRERILQEGIYVARIQDEVFSLDIPANFVPQSF from the coding sequence ATGACAACAAACTCCACTGCTGCTGAAGATATTTGGCAAATTCTCCGAGAACTAGCTGAGTCTCAACAAGAATTAAAGCAATCCCAACAAGAGACCGATCGCCAATTGAAAGAGACCGATCGCCAATTGAAAGAAACCGGTCAACAGTTGCGAGAACTCGGCAAACAAATTGGGGGCCTGGGGGCTAAGTTTGGCAGTTTTACGGAAGGTTTAGCTTTACCCTCAATGGAGCGGATTTTACGAGACCAATTTGGCCTGGAGGTGATTAGTCCCAGTGTCCGGGTCAGTAAAGGGGGACAGCATATTGAAGTTGATGTTCTCGCCTATAGCAATGGGGACGTGAATGCAGTGTATGTCGTCGAAGTTAAAAGCCATGCCCGAGAAGAGGCCCTGACCCAGTTAAAAAATCTCCTCAGCCGTTTTCGTCAGTTTTTTCCAGAACATCAAGGCAAGCAACTCTATGGGATTTTGGCAGCGGTGGATATGGGGCCAGAGTTACGGGAGCGGATTTTACAAGAAGGGATTTATGTGGCCCGGATTCAAGATGAAGTTTTTTCCTTGGATATACCTGCTAATTTTGTGCCGCAATCTTTTTAG
- the sufB gene encoding Fe-S cluster assembly protein SufB — protein sequence MSATVQSLVNQPYKYGFVTEIESETIPRGLDEDVIRLISTKKNEPEFMLAFRLKAYRQWLQMTEPTWPHVHYPPINYQDIIYYSAPKQAAKLNSLEEVDPVLLETFEKLGIPLSEQKRLSNVAVDAVFDSVSVATTFRKDLAKHGVIFCSISEAVHDYPELVEKYLGSVVPVGDNYFAALNSAVFSDGSFVYIPKDTKCPMDLSTYFRINNGDSGQFERTLIIAESGSSVTYLEGCTAPMFDTNQLHAAVVELVALDNAEIKYSTVQNWYAGDENGKGGIYNFVTKRGLCQGKNSKISWTQVETGSAITWKYPSCVLIGDHSVGEFYSVALTNNCQQADTGTKMIHVGKNTRSTIISKGISAGRSQNSYRGLVKMGPKAIGSRNYSQCDSMLIGDQAGANTFPYIQVQNNTAQVEHEASTSKIGEDQLFYFAQRGISAEDAVSMMISGFCRDVFNQLPMEFAVEADRLLSLKLEGSVG from the coding sequence ATGTCTGCTACGGTTCAATCCCTTGTTAATCAACCCTATAAGTATGGTTTTGTCACCGAGATTGAGTCGGAAACCATTCCACGGGGCCTGGATGAAGATGTGATCCGCCTCATTTCTACCAAAAAGAATGAACCAGAATTTATGTTGGCCTTTCGCCTCAAGGCCTATCGGCAATGGTTACAAATGACCGAACCCACTTGGCCCCATGTGCATTACCCGCCAATTAACTACCAAGACATTATTTACTATTCGGCTCCCAAGCAAGCCGCCAAGCTGAATAGCCTGGAAGAGGTAGATCCAGTCCTCCTGGAAACCTTTGAAAAATTGGGCATTCCCCTCTCGGAACAAAAACGCTTGAGCAATGTGGCTGTGGATGCAGTGTTTGATAGTGTTTCGGTGGCCACGACGTTTCGGAAAGATTTAGCCAAACATGGGGTAATTTTCTGCTCCATTTCGGAAGCTGTCCATGACTACCCAGAATTAGTCGAGAAATATCTTGGCAGTGTCGTTCCGGTGGGAGATAACTATTTTGCTGCCTTAAATTCCGCCGTATTCAGTGATGGGTCATTTGTTTATATCCCCAAAGACACAAAATGTCCGATGGATCTCTCCACCTATTTTCGGATTAACAATGGGGATTCGGGGCAGTTTGAACGGACATTGATCATTGCCGAATCGGGTAGTTCTGTGACCTATCTCGAAGGTTGTACTGCGCCGATGTTTGATACAAATCAACTCCATGCGGCGGTGGTGGAATTGGTGGCCCTTGACAATGCGGAAATTAAATATTCTACGGTGCAAAACTGGTATGCCGGGGATGAAAATGGCAAGGGGGGAATCTACAACTTTGTCACCAAGCGGGGCCTGTGTCAGGGCAAAAACTCGAAAATCTCTTGGACACAAGTGGAAACTGGCTCGGCGATTACCTGGAAATATCCCAGTTGTGTCTTGATTGGTGATCATTCAGTGGGTGAATTTTACTCCGTTGCCCTGACCAATAACTGTCAGCAAGCGGATACCGGTACCAAGATGATTCATGTGGGCAAAAACACCCGCAGCACGATTATTTCTAAGGGGATTTCGGCAGGGCGTTCCCAAAATAGTTACCGGGGCCTGGTGAAGATGGGGCCAAAGGCGATTGGATCCCGTAATTATTCCCAATGTGATTCGATGCTGATTGGTGACCAGGCCGGGGCGAATACCTTTCCCTATATTCAAGTCCAAAACAACACCGCCCAAGTCGAACATGAAGCCTCCACCTCGAAAATTGGCGAAGATCAACTGTTTTACTTTGCCCAACGCGGTATTTCCGCCGAGGATGCAGTTTCAATGATGATTAGTGGCTTTTGTCGGGATGTTTTTAACCAGTTACCGATGGAATTTGCAGTGGAAGCTGATCGGCTATTGAGTTTGAAGCTGGAAGGCAGTGTTGGTTAA